Proteins encoded within one genomic window of Scheffersomyces stipitis CBS 6054 chromosome 3, complete sequence:
- a CDS encoding predicted protein encodes MRFSTFTILVALVFGVAATPIKVDNDEVLAERNLKYFKFPKFKPSSYTNKSHVEIIINKREAPLKPLATKTDPSHINLHYQHYLNEFDDLQQAVVFAKSVSSDIRMALATPTYNAKMLLRSIYQNVPEPTENYFNEIIEDQKNARPIVDSLLGGIIEPFLQH; translated from the coding sequence ATGAGATTCTCTACCTTCACAATTTTGGTAGCCCTTGTTTTTGGTGTTGCTGCAACACCAATCAAGGTTGACAACGATGAAGTGCTCGCAGAACGtaacttgaagtatttcaaATTTCCAAAGTTTAAACCATCTTCATATACTAACAAGAGTCATGTGGAAATTATTATCAACAAACGTGAAGCTCCTCTTAAACCACTAGCCACCAAGACTGATCCATCACATATCAACCTTCATTACCAACACTACCTAAATGAATTCGATGATCTTCAGCAAGCGGTGGTCTTTGCAAAGTCCGTGTCTAGCGACATCCGGATGGCCCTAGCCACCCCCACATACAATGCTAAGATGTTGTTACGCTCCATCTACCAGAATGTACCTGAACCAACAGAAAATTACTTCAATGAAATAATCGAAGACCAGAAGAACGCTCGTCCCATAGTGGACTCGCTCTTGGGTGGGATTATAGAACCTTTCTTGCAGCACTAG
- a CDS encoding predicted protein: MFGAVCSGRPIQLANQVEANKYVISIPQASGLSFIAIFLLPNSAFTDVNYTALVYFQLPDSQEYKLLGGLNPAKPSAIYRLNNTNAKAQKSIQNDDMDMNIEDSTADVNDTTTINIGISIETTAQAEQLIAQEKMKTSSALVPHLPESSQQPESTAALANKIVGHAYNYLGSFIDNAGKVPMKAFDSWWDKFKQKLATNPNFLDTLQN, encoded by the coding sequence ATGTTCGGAGCCGTGTGTTCAGGAAGACCCATTCAATTGGCAAACCAGGTCGAAGCCAACAAATACGTAATTAGCATCCCACAGGCCTCAGGGCTCTCGTTTATAGCCATCTTTCTATTGCCCAACTCAGCATTCACAGATGTAAACTACACGGCATTGGTTTATTTTCAGTTGCCCGACTCACAGGAGTATAAACTACTCGGAGGATTAAACCCAGCAAAGCCACTGGCTATATATAGACTTAATAATACAAATGCAAAAGCTCAGAAACTGATCCAAAATGATGATATGGATATGAATATCGAAGATTCTACTGCTGATGTGAATGACACTACTACTATTAATATTGGAATCTCAATCGAAACAACTGCTCAAGCAGAACAGCTTATAGCTCAGGAAAAAATGAAGACTTCATCAGCTTTGGTGCCACATCTTCCTGAGAGTCTGCAGCAACCAGAATCAACAGCTGCTTTGGCAAATAAAATCGTAGGACACGCATATAACTACTTGGGTAGTTTCATTGACAATGCGGGAAAGGTTCCAATGAAAGCATTTGACTCATGGTGGGATAAATTTAAACAGAAACTAGCAACCAAtcccaacttcttggataCACTTCAGAATTAG
- a CDS encoding predicted protein — LMKIQWLLFIAAAAASIVDTETDLICSPQNPTDCYPRIFVPTSEWQNIREGQDIPAGLHVRLNIDTLQREAKLMEPEQANSDSDSGIVLVPGEEVHDVPEDLAQDEIQRKINEFRQQKLQKQAEPYQDQINHDDLTSFDSAVAEIISFSGDNSRLSQALDTLIDLSHDIEFGVKLTASRDIFDSLLEIGQSHKDDEITEKVYRIMGASLRNNPDSVTNLLRNSDGSFVAALFSNLSTQKDVIQKRILGIIQGLAQNSHFAYEYFSHNKNHGISNLISVYPQLGPDSRERCVNILEDLNLLSRDDFDRRAVEEFNNADLQISRFLQESLSSNEITSPIQFRTYFDNLVTLHERNKELKPTSDFLKWLATEVETRKSYKKREDYPQQEKDYDEKMLHARHVVFGNPLGLRKAIADEL; from the exons CTCATGAAGATACAGTGGTTGTTGTTTATTGCCGCTGCAGCCGCTTCCATCGTTGACACCGAAACAGACCTCATCTGTTCTCCCCAAAATCCCACCGATTGCTACCCACGGATCTTTGTGCCTACATCGGAGTGGCAAAACATCCGAGAGGGCCAGGACATTCCCGCCGGATTACATGTTCGTTTGAATATCGACACACTACAGAGAGAAGCTAAATTAATGGAACCGGAACAAGCAAATAgtgattctgattctggcATAGTACTAGTGccaggagaagaagtgCACGACGTTCCGGAAGACTTGGCTCAGGACGAGATCCAGAGAaagatcaacgagttcAGACAGCAGAAGCTCCAAAAACAGGCGGAACCTTATCAGGATCAGA TAAACCATGACGATTTGACAAGTTTTGATTCAGCAGTAGCAGAAATCATTTCATTCTCGGGTGACAATAGCCGTCTTTCACAAGCTTTAGATACATTGATCGACTTGAGTCACGATATCGAGTTTGGTGTAAAGTTGACAGCTTCCAGAGACATTTTTGACAGTTTGCTTGAGATAGGCCAGTCCCACAAAGACGACGAAATTACAGAGAAAGTCTACCGAATCATGGGTGCCTCCTTGCGTAACAATCCCGATTCGGTCACGAACCTCTTACGCAACCTGGATGGATCATTTGTGGCCGCTTTGTTCTCGAACTTGTCTACTCAGAAAGATGTTATCCAGAAACGAATCTTGGGAATTATCCAGGGTCTAGCTCAGAATAGTCATTTTGCCTATGAGTACTTTTCTCATAACAAAAACCACGGCATAAGCAACTTGATATCAGTGTATCCGCAATTGGGCCCGGATTCTCGTGAACGTTGTGTAAATATACTAGAAGATTTGAATCTCTTGTCTCGTGATGATTTCGATAGAAGAGCCGTAGAAGAGTTCAACAATGCTGATCTCCAAATCTCTCGTTTTTTGCAAGAGTCTTTGTCCAGCAACGAGATAACTTCACCAATTCAATTCAGAACATATTTTGACAACTTGGTAACCCTCCATGAGCGCAATAAAGAATTGAAGCCTACgtctgatttcttgaagtgGCTAGCAACTGAGGTCGAAACCAGAAAGAGctacaagaagagagaagacTACcctcaacaagaaaaagactaCGATGAAAAGATGCTCCACGCTAGACATGTCGTCTTTGGCAATCCTCTAGGCTTGCGTAAGGCTATAGCCGATGAATTATAG
- the CYS3 gene encoding cystathionine gamma-lyase (go_process amino acid metabolism), producing the protein MTIESVPQFGFGTKAIHSGAPIDSTTGAVIEPISLSTTFAQSEPAKPLGIYEYSRSSNPNRDNFEIAVAALERAKYAIALGSGSAATALIIQSLPINSHIISGGDVYGGTHRYFTKVANTHGVEATFVGDLAADLEASIRDNTKLVWLETPSNPTLSVTDISKISQILAAHEQKTGNKILLVVDNTFLSPYISNPLVHGADVVVHSVTKYINGHSDVVMGVLATNSDELHEKFRFLQNAIGSIPSPFDSWLAHRGLKTLHLRVRQAATSAQKIAEFLSKSSGVVKVNYPGLKSHKNHEVVLHQHRDGLGGGMISFRIEGGAKAAAVFTSSTKLFTLAESLGGIESLIEVPAIMTHGGIPKAEREANGVYDDLIRLSVGIEETDDLLADIQQALAVATA; encoded by the coding sequence ATGACAATCGAATCTGTTCCACAATTCGGCTTCGGCACCAAGGCTATCCACTCCGGTGCCCCTATCGATTCCACTACCGGTGCCGTCATCGAGCCCATCTCGTTGTCTACCACCTTTGCCCAGTCTGAGCCAGCAAAGCCTTTGGGTATCTACGAATACTCGAGATCCTCCAACCccaacagagacaactTCGAAATCGCTGTCGCTGCCTTGGAAAGAGCCAAGTACGCCATTGCTCTTGGTTCCGGTTCGGCTGCCACTGCCTTGATCATCCAATCATTGCCAATCAACTCGCACATCATCTCTGGTGGTGATGTCTACGGTGGTACCCACAGATACTTCACCAAGGTCGCCAACACTCACGGAGTTGAGGCCACCTTTGTCGGCGACTTGGCTGCTGACTTGGAAGCATCTATCAGAGACAACACTAAGTTGGTCTGGTTGGAAACTCCATCTAACCCAACTTTGTCTGTCACTGACATCTCCAAGATTTCCCAGATCTTGGCTGCTCACGAGCAAAAGACAggcaacaagatcttgcTTGTTGTCGATAACACCTTCTTGTCGCCATACATCTCGAACCCATTGGTTCACGGTGCTGATGTTGTTGTCCACTCTGTAACCAAGTACATCAATGGTCACTCTGACGTCGTCATGGGTGTTTTGGCTACCAACTCCGATGAGTTACACGAAAAGTTCAGATTCTTGCAAAACGCCATTGGTTCGATTCCATCGCCTTTCGACTCGTGGTTGGCCCACAGAGGTTTGAAGACATTGCACTTGAGAGTCAGACAGGCTGCTACCTCTGCCCAGAAGATCGCCGAGTTCTTGTCGAAGTCATCCGGTGTCGTCAAGGTCAACTACCCAGGCTTGAAGTCTCACAAGAACCACGAAGTCGTATTGCACCAGCACAGAGACGGCTTGGGAGGTGGTATGATCTCTTTCAGAATCGAGGGTGGTGCCAAGGCTGCTGCCGTATTCACCTCGTCCACCAAGTTGTTCACCTTGGCCGAGTCTTTGGGTGGTATCGAGTCCTTGATTGAGGTTCCTGCCATTATGACCCACGGAGGCATTCCAAAGGCTGAAAGAGAAGCTAACGGTGTCTACGATGACTTGATCAGACTTTCTGTCGGTATTGAAGAAACCGACGACTTGTTGGCCGACATCCAACAGGCTTTGGCTGTAGCCACTGCCTAG